Part of the Virgibacillus necropolis genome, AAAGGGAATTACAAGTTAGGTAGATAAAGTTAATGTGAAATTAGCCGTGTGATAATCACTATAATTTTATAAAGGTTTAAGATCCAAGCGAACTAAACAAATGTTCGACTGGATCTTTTTTATTTGTATTTGATACTTGTCTTTAAAAAAGGAAAGCCAAATTCAAACAATATCATTGTTAAGATGCAGTTCTAAATTACTACCAGGGTAGTATAAATAATTTTAGAGGTGAATTGCGTGAAATTAAAACAAGTAGTAGACAGCTTAAAGAAGCTGGGATTTACGGAATACGAAGCTAAAATTTATCTTGGACTCCTACGTTCTCATCCGGCAAACGGAAATGCAATAGCCAAGTTATCCGGTGTGCCGACACCTAAGGTTTATGAAACAGTTCGAAAAATGCTAGAGCGTGAAATTATTTTTACGGTCTCGGGAGGGGAGGAAGGAAAAAAAGTTCGTTACAGCCCGCTTCCATATAAAGATCTTTTAAACCAAAAGAAAAAATCATTTTCGGGTAATATGTCCTTTCTTTCGGAAGCGCTAGTCGAAGTATCCTCGATGAGTGATACAGATTGGACAGAGCTGTTTGTGATTCGCGGTTACTCATCTGCTATGGAAGCAGTTGAATCCTCAATCAAAAACTCTAAATCTGAAATTGTAATGAGCTGTTGGTGTACTGAACTCGATGTTTTAATAGAACCCCTTACTGAGGCACACAATCGTGGTGTTAATATTGTAACCTTAGCTTTTGACGACAGTGACAGAGAGGTACTATGGCGTAACTTTAAACATTATGGCGGTAAAACAGTGCTTTTTCGTCATGGAGGGGAACTTTCGATTGTAATTGATCATTCCAAAGCTATTGTACTTCAGTCACTAAACGATTCACCTCATGCGGTTGTGTCAGGTCATCCTGTAACAATTTCAACTACACGAAATTATATCCGTCATGACATTTACGTCAACCGAATGCTCGACGACTTCGAGGGGGTGATGAAACAGAGATATGGAAATGAACTTGAGCATCTAATTAGAGACTTTTGATATCGAAAACATAATCCATAAGTATAAAATTGAAAGGGTCTGCAATTTGGAGCAAGTATTGATAATGAGTAAAATTACCTAACCAAGGAGGACTTTCATGGAAAAGCTAATAATTACTGTAGCAACAACTGGGGCCGTTACAACAAGGGATAACTCGCCATATCTTCCTATTACACCAACAGAAATAGCGAGTGAAGTGTTCGATTCGTATAAAGCAGGTGCATCGATTGCGCATATTCATGTTAGAGATAAAAATGGGGACCCGTCAATGGATTTTGAGAGTTTCAGGGAAACCGTTGAACGAATTAAGGAAAAATGTGACATTATTATTAATCTTACTTCTTCAGGAGGGCTAAATTTAAAAGAGGAGGATCGATTAAAGGTTTGTGAATTACAGCCAGAGTTTGCATCATTAGACGCCGGATCGATGAATTTTGGTTCCTCAGTTTTTCTGAATTCCCCTCCTTTTCTAGAGAAACTGTCAAAAAAGATGAATGAACATGAGGTTAGACCCGAAATTGAAATATTTGATTCAGGGATGATTAACAATGCCTTGATGCTTGCGAAAAAAGGACTTATTAAACCTCCTTTTCATTTTCAATTTGTTTTGGGAGTACCAGGTGGTATGACTGCCACACCAAAAAATCTCATCCATTTGATAGATAGTATTCCACCTGGATCTACCTGGTCTGTAATAGGGATTGGAAAACACCAATTGGTCATGAATACTTTGGGGATCACACTAGGCGGACATGTACGTATTGGGATGGAAGATAACGTCTATTACAAAAAGAATGAATTGGCAACAACAAATGCTCAATTTATCGATAGAATTGTTCGTATTTCTGATGAATTAGAAAGGGAGGTGGCGGATGTAAGTGAAGCGAGAAAGATCTTAGGATTAAACTAAATTTGGGGGGATATCTAATGAGTAGTTTTCAGATCATTGATTTAAGCGTACCGATAAGCGAGAGAGTTAAGGAACCACTTCCTGCTAAAGTTGACTATTGCAAGCATGAACAAGGAGCCGAACAGGCTGCAAAGATGTTTGAGTTAGAACCAAATGATTTTCCCGAAAATAAAGCATGGGCGGTAGAAACCGTAACATTAAGTACTCATACAGGTACACATGTTGATGCACCTTGGCATTACTGGCCAACAACAGACGGGAAACCATCGAGAACAATTGATGAACTTCCACTTGAATGGTTCTACGGATCGGGCGTTTTATTTGATTTTCATAAAAAAGAGCCAGGCTATGAGATTACAACTGAAGATCTAAAACAAAAACTTAAAGAGTTGAATTATGAACTAAAGCCTTATGATATTGTTTTAATTCGGACCGATGCAGACAAAAAGATTTTTGAAGATAATTATTTCAATGCCCATTCAGGTGTTTCCGCTGAAGCTACCCATTGGTTAATAGATCAGGGGATAAAAGTTATGGGGATTGACGGTTGGGGCTGGGACATACCTTTCCATTTGCAGGCTGAAGAATATAAAAAGAATCCAAGAGATGGTGTTTTATGGGCAGCTCACTTTGTAGGGCAGGAAAAGGAATATTGTCAAATCGAAAAGTTAGCTAACCTTGATCAAATTCCTAAGCCCTATGGATTTAAGGTAGCTGTTTTTCCTGTGAAAATTGAAAAGGCAAGTGCCGGATGGGCGAGACCTGTAGCAATTATTGAATAGGGGGGATATTGATGAGTTTTAATTCAGTGTTTCTTATTTACTTTTTAATCTTTTTTATTGTACTGCTGTATGGTGGCTGGATAACGAGAAAATGGGTAAAAAATTCGAACGACTACTTATTAGCTGGTAGAGAAGTTGGTTTAATAATTAACGTCTTTGGAGTTGCAGCAATAGGGTTTGCTGGTACCATCATTACACTTGGGCCAGGGCTAGCTGTTTTATATGGTTTTTGGGGATCATATGGTTTCGGTTTTGCTTATCTTTTTGGTGGATTAGCCCTTTATGGAATTTTCTTTGCACCTTATATTCGCAGATCCGGTGCACACACACTACCTGAATGGCTTGAAATGAGGTTTGATTCAAGAACGAGGGTACTAGTAACTATCGCGAGTATACTAGGCCTACTTGGAATTATGGCAAATAACGTGGTTTCCATGGCTATAGTTGTTAACGGTTTTACTGGTTGGTCTTTAATCTGGACCCTCTCCGCAATCTTTTTATTGTTTTTGTTATTCACTTATATTGGGGGCTTCTGGGCTGTAACATTGACTGACTTTCTTCAAATGTGTATTGGTTTAGTTGCGCTCCCGGCAATGCTACTTTCGTTGTTAATAGAATTCGGCGGATTTAACTTTATTAAGAATAACTGGCCGAGTGATTTAAGTTATTGGACACACGGATTTACTGGGGATCAGTTAAGTATCTTTTCCTTGCAATATCCTAGTCTATTAACCTTTTTTATCCTATTTGCCTGTTTCCTAGTATGGGGAAACAATTATTACTGGCTACGAGTATCATCTACCAGAACTGAAAAAACTGCAAAATTATCATTTGTATTTGCAGTTATTTTATTGGCAGCGGTACCCTATTTAATTCTTACAATAACAGGATTATATGCTGGTTCGTCATTCCCTGAAATTTTCACTCCTAATGGTGGTAGCGTTTCACCAATGGCTGCATTTGGAGTTGTTCTGAAAGGATTACCAATAGCTGTAGCAGCACTTGCTCTTATGGGGTCACTCGCCGCGTCTATCTCTACTTCTACAACGGCTTTAATAGGGGCCTCTGGCACAGCAGTAAGAGATATTTACCAACGTCACATAAAACCAACGGCAACACCTAAAGAGCTTACTTTACCTTCAAAGCTAATAACAGTAGGCTTAGGAATATTAGTTTGGTTATTTTGCTTTTACCCAGGTGGGCCATTATATCTATTCGCTTTTGCAACAGCGTGGTTAGGACCACCTTCTGTTTTAGTGTTTTTAGGAATATGGTGGAAACGCACATCAAAACAGGGAGCATTTTATGGGGCTGTTCTAGGAATTGGGATAACAGCGTTACTTACCTTGTTAGATTTGTTAGGAATATTTTCAATAAGCCAATATACGCATGTTGGTGTAGTTGGACTATTTGTTACTGTATTATTCACCGTTACTGTGAGTTTAATGACTATCCCGAATTATTATGGTAAGGCAAATTGGAAACTAAAAGAAGAGCCTACTGCAGAACTGTTTAAACTCAATGAACAGGAAAAAGAAGTATTAAAACTTATATCTTCAGGTTATAACACAATGGCTGAAGTTTCGGATATGCTTGGAGTAGATTCTTCGGTAAGCAATAAACTTGTTGAAAAGCTGGATCAAACTAGGTTAATTTACCGGAGTAACTATACGGGACCAGGTTTCTATAGTTTTAATTTGACCGAAGCAGGATCAGAATATATCAATCGAAACATGGATTCAGATGAAAGAGTTGAAGAATTTTTAATGGTGGAGGATCTGACTATTTTGCGAAAAATAGGGCTAGGAGTAACAGAATTCAATAAGTATGTAGAGGAGACAGACATGGATTCATTAAAGGTTTCTGTAATTGTTTCAAAGTTAATTAAACAGGGATATTTAAAAGAAAGCGGTCTATGGAAAAGGCAGATCAATATTAATGAGGCTGGCAAGGCAGTTTTAGATAAATATAAGTTCATAGGATGATAACAATTGTTTGAGAACTAGTAAACACCAACAGTGAGGAGGTTACTCACTCATCACTGTTGGTGTATTTGATAACTCGATAAGTTTCGTTTCTTTAGATGAGAAGTCCCGATAAGGCTTTAATACAATTGAGGTTCGTTAAGTTTATGTTCTCGGAACCACTTAGCTATACCAAAGCTACTTTCTTTCCAGGCATCAAAACGTAATTTCCATTCTATTCTTTTTTCCTTATTAATTGATAAGAAGATTATCTCATGACAGACTTACAATTAATATGTGGTTTCTATTTGACGCTTACCTTTTAATAAATTATTTTAGTTTCTGTGCTTGCTTACTTCGTGCCTTATCCTTTCACCTTCTTTTTCTGCAATAGACTTAGATAAAGTCTGATAATAGTAAAAGAAGTATAAATTTTTAATTTTTACAGCACCCCATATTGATCCTAAAAGAACTCTAAAATTATTTGTTAATTTTTTATTTTCCTCAGGGTATTTTTTATAAAAATTTATCAATTCCTCTTCAAAATGAGCCTTCTCTTTTTTGCTCAATGTAGATAAAAGGTCTTGGTAATCTTTTTGTGTAACTTCAAATTCTAAATCATGAGCATATTGATTTCTAATCTTATTCAATTTTCCTATTGGAGGTATTAGTTCTTCATCTACAACACCTAATGATTTCACCAAATCTATTTTATGGGAAAATTGAACTTCTAATAATTTTCCATTTAAAGATACCTTACTTAATAATTCATTGATTTCTCTTTCTAAATATAGATGTGCCCTTAGTACAATAATTAACATATTTTCATCATTTGTTAATTCTATAAAATGTTCATATGATTCTCGCCAATCCTTCAATCTAATATCACGCCAAAAAAGAAGGTCTTTTTGTAATTCTTTTTTTTCCATAAACTCTTCCTCCTTCTATCTAGCCTATTCGACACAAGGAGGGAAAACCCTTTTTTTACCCATCATTATTTTACAAGGTACAGAAGGATGAAAGACTACTAGTGAAAATTCTATTTTGGCGCTTGGTTATGGAAGTCTGTGGTGAATTGTTGGATGGTGATAATATTCAAATCGCGGACCCATTCTTGACCCATTGCTTGACTATTGCTGGACCCATTTAGGACCATACTTAAACAATAAATAAAACAAAAGAGAAGAAGAGAATAAGAAAAGAAGAAATGCGCGAGGGTATTTCAATATTTTTTAATAGATGCGTCACCAATGTGAACAGAGTAATCGATTATGGGTGTGGGAGAAAATTACGGGAAGTTGCAGCATAAAAACGAGAATAACACAGATTTCTTTGCAAGGGTATTACCGAATTCTCCATGATATTTAATTTTTATTTTTCGCCCTAGAAAATGAAGGGATTTTTTATTTTTTAAGTATTTTTTATTTACATGCCACCAAATGGGGTACCTTCTTCGATTATAGAAGTAAAAGAGTATTAGTAACTCGCTGGGGGAGAAAGAATGGATAAGAATAATCAATTTACGTTTGAAGCAATTTTTGAGCAAAATCAGCGGAGAATTCATTACCATATTCATAAGTTACGTATTAATGATCCCCACCAAGAGTTTTACCAGGAAGGACTTTTCGCCATGTGGAATGCCTATAAAACGTATGAACCGGATAAAGGCGTCATGTCAACTTACTTCAACTATACGATCAAAAATCGTTTAATTGATTTAATGCGTAAAAAGTCAAGAGAACAACAGAACGAAGGTGCATGTGTGCAAGAGATAGGAAACAGAACGTATAACAGTAATCGCATCCGCAAAAGCAATGCACTTATTCCGGATATTACGGACATACCAATTGATGATTCGTCTACGATGATTTGGGAGCATGTAAAGTCATTAGTAACAGAAAGTCAATGGAGCTGGGTGTATCACTACATTATTTTAAATATGTCAATGAAGGAAATTGCTGAACAAGAAGGTACGACGGTTGAAGCCGTGAAGAGCCATGGAAAACGGGCGAGGAAGAGATTGAGAGAAGCGGGTTTGAAGGAGTTGATGAGGGGGTTGGATTAGGTGCTGGGTGTTGGTTTTCTGGATGAAGGATTCAAACACAAGATAAAGAAGAAAATTGATTATCACGAATAAGCCATTCAATACATAGGTGAAACACTAGAAGACCATTTGCGTTGTCTTTTATGGATGGGCTTTACACCACCAAAATCATACACTAGTGAAAAGCCTATATCGATTACAATGTAGTCAAATATAGTTCGTCGGTCCAACTGGTTGATCAACCAGTTGGACTTTACATTGGAAAGCCCAAATTAACTATTAATGAACTAAAAACAATAAACCATTTATAATTTTTTGTCTAGTATTGACAATTCTGTGAAGTATAATGTATTATGTATACATCATACAAAGAGAGGTTAGTATATGGAAAAATTGAGGATACAACCTATTAAAAAGAATAAAACTACAAAAGAAATTGTATATGAAAAACTGAAAACGGCAATTTTAATTGGTTCTATTAATAATCAGGAGATACTAACGGAAACAATGCTTTCTGAAGCACTAGAAACCTCAAGAACTCCTATTAGAGAAGCTGTTGCTGATTTAACAAAAGAAGGTTTATTAGTTCATATACCAAGAAAAGGATTTCACGTTAGAGAAATTACAGAAAATGAAAAAGATCAAATTATTTTCTTGCGATCAGCTATTGAATCAGAAGGATTAAAAAAGCTTGCTTCAACAGTAACTAAAGAACAGATAGTTGAGTTATTAGAAATTGTAGGAAATCAAGAAACTTCGATGAAAGAAGACGATCGAGTAAGATATATTGAATTAGATCAACTATTTCATCAACAAATATTAGAATTCGCAAATCAAAATATCTTAAGTCAGTTGTTACAGGATATGTACAATCTAACAAGACTAATTGGTCATCATGCTCTTATGAAAGATGGAAGAATGAGAGAAGTGTTGAAAGAACACAAGGAAATTATTCAATCGTTAGAAATAAATGATGGTGATAAAGCAGCGCAATTGATG contains:
- a CDS encoding TrmB family transcriptional regulator, giving the protein MKLKQVVDSLKKLGFTEYEAKIYLGLLRSHPANGNAIAKLSGVPTPKVYETVRKMLEREIIFTVSGGEEGKKVRYSPLPYKDLLNQKKKSFSGNMSFLSEALVEVSSMSDTDWTELFVIRGYSSAMEAVESSIKNSKSEIVMSCWCTELDVLIEPLTEAHNRGVNIVTLAFDDSDREVLWRNFKHYGGKTVLFRHGGELSIVIDHSKAIVLQSLNDSPHAVVSGHPVTISTTRNYIRHDIYVNRMLDDFEGVMKQRYGNELEHLIRDF
- a CDS encoding BKACE family enzyme, with product MEKLIITVATTGAVTTRDNSPYLPITPTEIASEVFDSYKAGASIAHIHVRDKNGDPSMDFESFRETVERIKEKCDIIINLTSSGGLNLKEEDRLKVCELQPEFASLDAGSMNFGSSVFLNSPPFLEKLSKKMNEHEVRPEIEIFDSGMINNALMLAKKGLIKPPFHFQFVLGVPGGMTATPKNLIHLIDSIPPGSTWSVIGIGKHQLVMNTLGITLGGHVRIGMEDNVYYKKNELATTNAQFIDRIVRISDELEREVADVSEARKILGLN
- a CDS encoding cyclase family protein encodes the protein MSSFQIIDLSVPISERVKEPLPAKVDYCKHEQGAEQAAKMFELEPNDFPENKAWAVETVTLSTHTGTHVDAPWHYWPTTDGKPSRTIDELPLEWFYGSGVLFDFHKKEPGYEITTEDLKQKLKELNYELKPYDIVLIRTDADKKIFEDNYFNAHSGVSAEATHWLIDQGIKVMGIDGWGWDIPFHLQAEEYKKNPRDGVLWAAHFVGQEKEYCQIEKLANLDQIPKPYGFKVAVFPVKIEKASAGWARPVAIIE
- a CDS encoding sodium:solute symporter family protein; this translates as MSFNSVFLIYFLIFFIVLLYGGWITRKWVKNSNDYLLAGREVGLIINVFGVAAIGFAGTIITLGPGLAVLYGFWGSYGFGFAYLFGGLALYGIFFAPYIRRSGAHTLPEWLEMRFDSRTRVLVTIASILGLLGIMANNVVSMAIVVNGFTGWSLIWTLSAIFLLFLLFTYIGGFWAVTLTDFLQMCIGLVALPAMLLSLLIEFGGFNFIKNNWPSDLSYWTHGFTGDQLSIFSLQYPSLLTFFILFACFLVWGNNYYWLRVSSTRTEKTAKLSFVFAVILLAAVPYLILTITGLYAGSSFPEIFTPNGGSVSPMAAFGVVLKGLPIAVAALALMGSLAASISTSTTALIGASGTAVRDIYQRHIKPTATPKELTLPSKLITVGLGILVWLFCFYPGGPLYLFAFATAWLGPPSVLVFLGIWWKRTSKQGAFYGAVLGIGITALLTLLDLLGIFSISQYTHVGVVGLFVTVLFTVTVSLMTIPNYYGKANWKLKEEPTAELFKLNEQEKEVLKLISSGYNTMAEVSDMLGVDSSVSNKLVEKLDQTRLIYRSNYTGPGFYSFNLTEAGSEYINRNMDSDERVEEFLMVEDLTILRKIGLGVTEFNKYVEETDMDSLKVSVIVSKLIKQGYLKESGLWKRQININEAGKAVLDKYKFIG
- a CDS encoding sigma-70 family RNA polymerase sigma factor, whose amino-acid sequence is MDKNNQFTFEAIFEQNQRRIHYHIHKLRINDPHQEFYQEGLFAMWNAYKTYEPDKGVMSTYFNYTIKNRLIDLMRKKSREQQNEGACVQEIGNRTYNSNRIRKSNALIPDITDIPIDDSSTMIWEHVKSLVTESQWSWVYHYIILNMSMKEIAEQEGTTVEAVKSHGKRARKRLREAGLKELMRGLD
- a CDS encoding GntR family transcriptional regulator, with amino-acid sequence MEKLRIQPIKKNKTTKEIVYEKLKTAILIGSINNQEILTETMLSEALETSRTPIREAVADLTKEGLLVHIPRKGFHVREITENEKDQIIFLRSAIESEGLKKLASTVTKEQIVELLEIVGNQETSMKEDDRVRYIELDQLFHQQILEFANQNILSQLLQDMYNLTRLIGHHALMKDGRMREVLKEHKEIIQSLEINDGDKAAQLMKEHLEITKEIVKTVKTN